In the Silene latifolia isolate original U9 population chromosome 1, ASM4854445v1, whole genome shotgun sequence genome, TGGTATTAATTCTTGGTTTGAGACTTGATCTCAGAATAAGACGTCTCAGCTTGATCTCAGTTACAATGTTACCGCTGATATTAGTAGTATGGTTTTAATGTTGACAGGTTCAACCAAAGGTCATGAGAACCATCCCCTAACATGATAGCAAAACAATAAAGTACTTGCCTTCTTCCCTGTAGACGAAAGACCTCTTTCCTTTAAAAGAGCCCGCAACCTTTGTACTGTCATCCCTTGAAAATTGCCTACACCACTACTTGATCCTCCTGCAATGTAGAGAAGAGAGAAACCCAATCATAAACCAAACACAAAAATCATGTTTCAAAATTAGATAGTAGTTAAGCAAACTGCGAACCACACCTTGTCGAGAACCATTCTGGCTACCTGTCATCGCTCTCTTAGCTGAAGCCCTCCCATCAGGGGTTCTATCAGGTGCTCTGTTAAAAAAAGAACCCAAAATGTTAAACTACTACATTATAAAGATAACTTTACAATATTCCAAGATATAGCAAATAACCAATCGCTTGTGATTTATGAAGATTATAGAGAATATACCTCTTCTTTGAGCTGCTAGCCTCACCCTTTTGATTCTTTAAAGTAAGAGATCTAATCAGTATGTTCATTTGATCTGTCTTAATCACTTGATTCTCTGCACAGGCAAGCATACAAAACCAGATATCTCCATCAGAATCAAGAATTGACAGTACGCTTTGAGCATGTAGAATGCTTCTGAAAGTAGCTTCGAGTGACAAAAACCATCAATTTTTAGCTTCGCTTGTAATATTTGTCATTCTAAAAAGTTTAAACCAAGGCGTAATTAACTGAAGTGATTTGGGGGAGTATTTCTACTCATCATAGTATAATTTGTTTTGAGTTTTCAGTTGATGTCTTATCGCCTTTAGGTTCTTCATCACACCTCACATATTCTTTAAGACAGTTGCTTTGATGGGGGACTAAAAACAATTGTGAAGACTTGAAGAAACTCATGAAGTTGATAACATATACGCCAGATAACCAACAACATACGTGCCGTTTGAAATAAtgtgattaataaattattctaGGAGTGAACTGAAGGGTAGAAAAGAAATTGCAAAGATGAAAATTTGGAAGCAGGCCTGGCGCAAGAGAAAACTAGTAAAGACCAGAATCAGCTGCGCTAGTTTTCCAATATCACAGAGTTAACACTATGAGATTGAGTGCTCAATTTTCTCACAAATATTCAAGTGTTGACCATAATTCCCCTTCAAGGTCAATCTATTCAGTGTCAGATTTCTAGCAATTGCTCAAATGGAAAAGATACATGCAATTACTCCTGAGTCCATATGAACCAAAACTAGTACCGACTAACACAGTTTGTAAAAACTAAACATTTACAACAACCACCAATTAATTGGGCCTGTTAATTCACGAAAATAATCAACCTTAAAGGTATGTGTGAGTGTGTCAAGCCAGATTGATCATACTTCCCTATATATGCCAAGCTGCTATGATGAAATTTTCAAGATCTTTGTACAAACGGATCAAATTGAATCCTTTTATAATGTAGCGAATATAACATATTCAGAAAATGGACTAAGGCAGTAAGGCTTGGTTTGCATAAAGAAATTACTAAGTAAAAGTGTAAAACATTCAGAATTCCGGCATTAGAAACATACTGTAAGTTTCTGTCTCTAGAGTCTAGAGTCAAGAGACTGATGCTCAAGCCTAGTGGCTTTGCAGATTTATAGCCACTCAAGAGTTTACCAATGCCCCATTCTACTATGGAAGGTATAACGCAAACGTCTTCCAAACGCATCAAAATTTAGGAAAAGTAAGAGAGGCTAAAGCCAAAATGAAGATAAGTAAGAGTAAAGAAAAGACCAGGGAAAAGAATTGAGGAAAAAGAAAAGTAACAACATAACAAAAGGAAATCAATATGATTTAGAAAGGGTTGTTACAAGCAAAACAAGTTTCAGATTAAACTTAGAGAAGCTTCCAAACTCCAATCGTAAATTGGTGAGAAAAGAAACAAATGATACACAAGAAACTGGAACACCATTGTTCACATCAAAAATCAGAAACTTCAATCTAGATCTTTAAGAGCAAACCCCAAGGAGAAGTTTCATTAGAGCATCTCAACAATTACGAATAAAAAACATACAACGTGATGTGTATCAAAGACCACATGATGCGTATCAAAGACCACAAGACCACATAAGCTCcctaagaaaagaagaaaataaaaacatTGCTTATAGTTACCAACCAAAAAGCTTAAATGCACTCAACAAGGCCTAAGTTTAGCAAGACTAGATCCACGCTCAATTCAGAAATAAAAAACCTATGACCACTTTCATGATATCGAAGGAGTGAGAATAAACATCATCCAAAGAAAACCATAAGAGAAATTAATACTCCTGTGTCATCCATGTCTTTATGTTTCGTTCAAAACTTCcctcacacaaaaaaaaaaaaacagcaaacATACAGAAATGAGAAATGGAAGAGAGAGAGCATGTACTGATTATGATTCCCAACCAGGTTCAATACTTAACTAATAAGAAAAACTGGCTACACAATTATTTGATTTGAACAAAATGTAGAAGCAGACCTGGTGGTGCTGTCTCGTGATCACAGATATAAACCCGCATACCGCCCTGAAAAAAATCATTTAATATCAGTTATGAAATCTAGATGAAGCTTTAGCAAATTCCAAACATTAGCCTCCTCTAGTATTGCCTTGGTCAACCCTTTTCTGATCCCTCAACTGACCTACCAGAATAATTTCCCAACCACCTTCTGATTAGAACAAAGAGATTTTACACCGGACATTTTTTCAATCATTTTCCGAAACCAACTCGTAAAACATTTGTGGAGAGTAACGTGTACACAGTTTCCATCACGTAACTATTGCAGGTTCATGAAGTTCGACAAGTGGTATCGCCAACACCAACTAAATTAACTACAATTAGGACAAATTGTGAACCCCAGTCAAAATAGCAGATGATGATCTGACTGCATTCAATTAGAAACAAAAACCAAAGCATAATGAGATTTTGAATTCACTAAACATCGTTCAAATTACCCCTATATCATTTTTGAAAATCCTTAATAAAGGAATTAAAAAAGAAATCACCATTTTGACCACACAAATGACAGAAGAGTCAAGGTAGAACAGTCTATATCAATACAATATACATTAAAACACAGACGTTTAGTCGCAATTAACATCGAAGACTTTAGTAGAGTCAAAGAATAGTCTTTCCCTTTAATATACTAATATATCCAACACAAATTTGCACCTCCTCAAGACATTATGCACTCCCACAACTATCTCAAAGACTCCTAAATGTCTTATCCTAGAATGAAGCAACATTTACATTTCATACATGTAAGTTAGTCTTAAAACTAAGAAGTCTACCTAGGAGTCCACAACAGCTCATGTAGAACTCCCATCTTGGTTACATCTAATCATATAATCTTTGGAAGGATTTTTTAATACTTCAAAATAATCCTTGAAGTCGAACACCCGTCAACCAAAGGACTACTCCATGTTTGTTCAACTCTTTTTACTTACATCTCCGTATATTATGGAGCCCTATTGGATGCCTAGGacggtttcaaatgatgattcatGTAAGCCGACCCCAAATCAATTCGGGACTAAGGCTGTGATGTTGTTGGGTGACGCAACCAGACAATTACTTACACGAATGTGAACAAGGGAATTAACTTAACAAGACACCTATTGCAAAACATACTGCTCCCTCCCTCCCAaacatttgtttgtttaccttattGTTTATGAGCTTTTATTGAATCATTGTTTATGAGCAGTAAttgaatcaaaggtaaacaaatgatcgaaatggagcaggtattagacatagaAACCTGATCGAACAACAAAATGGTCCCATCTTCAACCCAAATTCCTCTTATACAACAAGATTTAGGGACCGCTAACATAAATCATCATTCATTGAAAACTGTCTAATTCACACTCAAGCGTCAAAaaaattatcaaaaaaaaaaattaaaattgatTGATTCCAAAATACCAAATGTAACCAATTATTATGAGAAAGAGTTTAACATCTTATTCTAGGTGAgcagtattttaatcaaaggcaaACAACCGATTGGTACCAAAGGAGTACAAATTaacaaaaataacataaaatcaAACAAATGCTATCAAATTAGGGTAAATAGGATGAAGAAAAAAGGTAGGGAAGTTACGAAATTGGAAGAGGAAACGGTGGAAGAGAAGAGGCCGCGGGAGGGTAGATTGGTGAGGAACTTGGCGGTAGTGGTAGTGGCGGCAACGGCAGCGGTGGTTGctgcggtggtggtggcggcggcggaAGAAGATGAGCCGACTTCCATGGTAAGCCGCCCGAATCCGGATCGGGTTATTATTCAAGTTAAGTTATTATTAGTGTGTTAATTTAGGGAGTATTTATTGAAGGAAGGGAGTGTGTTATTGAGTCAAATAATTTTCTGGCTTTTGGAGGAGTCAAAACTTGATTTTGCTATATATACGGCTCTATCATTATACGCCCATTTGTGTTGGGATGGGATTTGCAGGCGGGATTTGGGTATTTATTTTGGCGCTTTTTCTGTTTTTTTACTTAGTTGTTGCGCCGCGCCCTAccgggcgcggtgccccaatttggcTATCCTACAAGTATGATTAGGAACGGAAATAAATGTAAGTAGAGGACTTATTAATGCAAAAGTTTCATTCGCACAtgatttgttatttgattttgaTGGCCAGGTTTTAATGACAGTCGATTAGGATACTTCAGGAGTGAAGTGCGCATAGAGCAAGGTGCACATTTTTGTATGTGCATATATCGTTTGCATTAGTGACTTCTTTGGCTTGGCATAGGGAACTTGTTTGACATACTCTTGAAGAAAGTAGAGAACCAAGAGACATATTAgttctttattttatatttcgTCTAACACAGGGATGACAACTATTGATAAGATAATGTTAACTTATGCGTGCAAGTGAATTAATATTTTACTCAAAGAGTCAAAGATAATCCATCATGTTAAAACTCGGCTATCTGGCCACCCCACATCATGTTGGTTCAAAAGCTCTATTGTTATATAAACTCGCCAATGTACAGATGTTTTCTTTAACATTTCTAGAACTCAAGGTGCAGAATCTAACTTATAGGCTAGTAGGTCTTGATTAAACTGCCAAAGAATTTTGCTACCTCAAAATTCTAAGCTTGTCAATGTCCTGTACAAGCTAAATATCTGTTGGCAATTTTCTGCGCTAATTGAAGATTTGGTTTTcatttttggcccttttcttcaGTCAGAAATGGTAATTTTTACCCTGTGAAAATACTTACAGCGTTACAAGAGCCATCACAATCCCAAAGAACATCGACAATACATTCCTAAAGACTTGTT is a window encoding:
- the LOC141602158 gene encoding protein LOWER TEMPERATURE 1, translated to MEVGSSSSAAATTTAATTAAVAATTTTAKFLTNLPSRGLFSSTVSSSNFGGMRVYICDHETAPPENQVIKTDQMNILIRSLTLKNQKGEASSSKKRAPDRTPDGRASAKRAMTGSQNGSRQGGSSSGVGNFQGMTVQRLRALLKERGLSSTGKKDELIERLTNASE